In the Candidatus Poribacteria bacterium genome, TGGGTTATTTCCTTTCTCTGTCTGTCCTCGGTCGGTAGCAATTTCAAGACGGGGACGTGTGGATTTTCGGGCCGCCACCGGATACTCCTTATCCTTAATTTCATGGACCGGATCTACAGTCTCCAGCGGTTCGATTGACAGCCGACATCCCAATGCGTTAGCAAGAATGTTGAGCGTATCAAGTCGCGGTGGATCGTCGCTGGATAGGACTTCAAGGAGGCTTTCCGGCTCCGTCCCCGTTTGTTTTGCAATTTCGGAGACCCCACCGAGTGCCTCTATGATGTTTCGGAGTCCTTTGAGAAAGAAGGGGGTATCACCGTCAAGTTGGTATTCCTGCAGTGACAAATCAAAATAGTCGATTGCTTCAGCTCGATTAGCAGCGAGATCTGCGATTAAGACCTCGTGCCATGTTCTGAGTTCTGTCATTGTTGTGCTTCCTTATATTGCAACCAATAGTTCTTTGCACGCGCAATGTCTTGTTTCTGCGATGATTTGTCACCACCACAGAGTAAAAGAACGACCGTGTTATCGCTTTGCCCAAAATAGATGCGATAGCCTGGACCAAAGTGGAGAAGTAGCTCAAAGACACCATCACCAACAGATTTGCAGTTGCCAAAATTCCCATCTTCAAGCCGGTCCAGT is a window encoding:
- a CDS encoding type II toxin-antitoxin system RelE/ParE family toxin, whose product is MRNTAPRKLQVYRDQNGRQPFTEWFYAIQDIKTRTRIRKRLDRLEDGNFGNCKSVGDGVFELLLHFGPGYRIYFGQSDNTVVLLLCGGDKSSQKQDIARAKNYWLQYKEAQQ